The proteins below are encoded in one region of Cyclopterus lumpus isolate fCycLum1 chromosome 8, fCycLum1.pri, whole genome shotgun sequence:
- the plcd3a gene encoding 1-phosphatidylinositol 4,5-bisphosphate phosphodiesterase delta-3-A has translation MLGSGKSAAPGPREPRRKGAEKAMDPIRRLGLLDNEDVRVMMQGCNMVKVRSSRWQKSRNLRLLDDGLTVWCESTKSSRKAKARQTFAVTEVECVREGCQSEALRRLVGSLPESKCFTVVFRGARKSLDLLCPCEDDAQRWVRGLRTLKEHVADMTQKQKLDHWIRGYLRRADQNQDGKMSYDEVKRLLQMINIDLSEQYARCLFKRCDRSGDDRLDHIEIEEFCRELLRRPELDAVFRHYSSNGCVLATAELRDFLGDQGEDASLNHAQSLTLTYELNDWAQKNHFMTQNGFTMYMLSRENDVVNPDHARVYQDMSRPLAHYFISSSHNTYLTKDQVTSASSTEPYIRALNQGCRCVELDCWDGDKGEPVIYHGHTLTSKVPFKEVIETIAQYAFKASPYPLILSLENHCSVEQQVVMANHLRTILGSKLLTKSLSAKPLKDLPSPEELKGRILVKGKKLIPHLGQLSKDGSCASFSSSSEDEPASSNKNTPKKDPAKVCSKLSPELSDLAVYCRSVPFRGFENTSEKPPNEMSSFSESDALRLIKDSGKLFVRHNSRQLSRIYPSGQRLQSSNYDPQEMWNGGCQMVALNFQTSGEQMDLNQGRFLPNGRCGYVLKPSFLRSPTSDFNPEITGGGPGHIPTQLTIRIISAQQLPKINTEKASSIVDPQVWIEIHGVAIDNARDKTHRIDNNGFNPRWDCTLSFQLQVPEMALVRFVVEDHDHTAKNDFVGQFTLPFISLRTGYRHVHLLKADGSSLSPGTLFIHVKVTRKGVPIKTVSERLAIAKGKKA, from the exons GGCTGCTGGACAATGAGGACGTACGTGTGATGATGCAGGGCTGCAACATGGTGAAAGTTCGCTCTTCGAGGTGGCAGAAGAGCCGAAATCTGCGGCTTCTGGATGACGGACTCACTGTGTGGTGTGAATCCACCAAAAGCTCCCGCAAAGCCAAAGCTCGGCAGACAT tcgcAGTGACGGAAGTGGAGTGTGTGCGTGAAGGCTGCCAGTCCGAGGCGCTGAGGCGGCTGGTCGGCTCTTTGCCGGAGAGCAAGTGCTTCACAGTGGTCTTCAGAGGCGCCAGGAAGAGCCTGGACCTGCTGTGCCCCTGTGAGGATGATGCTCAGCGCTGGGTGCGAGGGCTGCGCACTTTAAAGGAGCACGTGGCCGACATGACTCAGAAGCAAAAGCTGGACCA TTGGATCCGAGGCTACCTGAGGCGAGCGGATCAGAACCAGGACGGCAAGATGAGCTACGACGAGGTCAAACGGCTGCTCCAGATGATCAACATTGACCTAAGTGAGCAGTATGCCCGCTGTTTATTCAAG AGGTGTGACAGATCCGGCGATGATCGTCTTGATCATATAGAGATTGAGGAGTTCTGCCGGGAGCTGCTGCGACGGCCCGAGCTGGACGCAGTCTTCAGACACTATTCAAGTAATGGTTGTGTGCTCGCCACCGCTGAGCTGCGGGACTTCCTGGGAGACCAAGGAGAAGATGCCTCGTTGAATCACGCTCAGAGCCTAACACTCACCTATGAGCTCAATGACTGGG CTCAGAAGAACCACTTCATGACACAGAATGGTTTCACCATGTACATGCTGTCCCGGGAGAACGATGTTGTTAATCCCGACCATGCCAGAGTCTACCAGGACATGAGCCGCCCTTTGGCCCACTACTTCATCTCCTCGTCGCACAACACTTACCTCACCAAGGACCAAGTCACCAGCGCCAGCAGCACTGAGCCGTACATCAG GGCTCTGAATCAGGGCTGTCGCTGCGTGGAGCTGGACTGCTGGGATGGAGATAAAGGGGAACCTGTCATCTACCATGGCCACACTCTCACCTCCAAAGTGCCTTTTAAGGAGGTCATTGAAACCATCGCCCAATACGCCTTCAAG GCGTCACCATATCCTCTAATCCTGTCTTTGGAGAACCACTGTTCTGTGGAGCAGCAGGTTGTTATGGCCAATCACCTGCGCACCATCCTGGGCAGCAAACTGCTCACCAAGTCCCTCAGTGCCAAGCCGCTGAAGGATCTCCCTTCTCCCGAG GAGCTGAAGGGCCGTATTCTGGTAAAAGGGAAGAAGCTGATTCCTCACTTGGGCCAGCTGAGCAAGGATGGAAGCTGTGCCAGCTTCTCTTCAAGCTCTGAAGATGAACCAGCAAGCAGCAATAAGAACACCCCCAAGAAGGATCCTGCAAAG GTCTGTTCTAAGCTGAGCCCAGAGCTTTCAGACCTGGCGGTGTATTGCAGGAGTGTCCCCTTCCGTGGCTTTGAAAATACATCTGAAAAACCTCCAAATGAAATGTCCTCCTTCTCTGAAAGTGATGCCCTTAGGCTCATCAAAGACTCTG GAAAGCTTTTTGTGAGACACAACAGCAGGCAGCTGAGCCGGATCTACCCCTCCGGCCAGCGCCTCCAATCATCCAACTATGATCCTCAGGAAATGTGGAACGGTGGCTGCCAGATGG TGGCTCTGAACTTCCAGACTTCCGGGGAGCAGATGGACCTGAACCAGGGTCGCTTCCTCCCCAATGGTCGCTGTGGATACGTTCTGAAGCCGAGCTTCCTGCGCAGCCCAACTTCAGACTTTAACCCAGAGATCACAGGTGGAGGCCCCGGTCACATCCCCACCCAGCTGACTATACGA ATAATATCTGCGCAGCAGCTGCCAAAAATCAACACGGAGAAGGCCAGCTCCATTGTGGACCCACAAGTGTGGATTGAAATTCATGGGGTGGCTATTGATAATGCAAGAGACAAAACCCACCGCATTGACAACAATG GTTTCAACCCACGGTGGGACTGCACTCTGAGCTTCCAGCTGCAGGTCCCTGAAATGGCTCTGGTGCGGTTTGTGGTGGAGGACCATGATCACACTGCCAAAAATGACTTTGTCGGGCAGTTTACTTTACCCTTCATAAGCCTACGAACAG GTTATCGACATGTTCATTTATTGAAGGCAGACGGTTCCAGTCTGTCGCCCGGCACACTCTTCATCCATGTTAAAGTGACCCGCAAAGGAGTTCCCATCAAAACTGTGTCAGAGCGTCTGGCCATTGCCAAAGGCAAGAAGGCATGA
- the cdk21 gene encoding cyclin-dependent kinase 6 gives MDFCTKPLCYELLAEVGEGSYGKVYKAREVGEKQRLLAVKKFNIRGDSSENGIPAFMIREVALLRKMKYFNHPNIVELLEASAVPVGRSLDLTLVLEYIDQDLSTYLSKVPASGLSRDCIKDVMQQLLRGLDFLHTNMVLHRDLKPENVLISSRGEVKIADFGLARIYTFNIALTPGVVTLWYRAPEVLLNSVYMSTVDMWSAGCIFAELFLLRPLFQGYTEVQQLQKIFDVTGLPSKEDWPKESPIPYSVNWGPKSSCTKLLHNLSPDENDLLAQCLAFRPSSRISAAKALAHPFFTEH, from the exons ATGGACTTCTGCACTAAGCCTTTGTGCTACGAGCTACTGGCAGAAGTGGGAGAAGGCTCCTACGGTAAAGTGTACAAAGCCAGGGAGGTGGGGGAGAAACAGCGCCTCCTGGCGGTCAAGAAATTCAACATCCGCGGGGACTCGTCGGAGAACGGGATCCCTGCTTTCATGATCCGCGAGGTGGCGCTGCTGCGTAAAATGAAGTACTTCAACCATCCCAACATTGTCGA GCTGTTGGAGGCCTCTGCTGTGCCAGTGGGCAGAAGCTTGGACCTCACTCTGGTGCTGGAATACATTGACCAGGACCTGTCCACCTACCTCTCCAAGGTTCCTGCTTCTGGACTGAGCCGTGACTGTATTAAG GACGTGATGCAGCAGCTGCTGCGAGGATTGGACttcctgcacacaaacatggtgCTGCACCGCGACCTGAAACCTGAAAACGTTCTGATCAGCAGCCGCGGAGAAGTCAAGATTGCAGACTTTGGACTGGCACGCATCTACACCTTCAATATCGCTCTCACTCCAGGC GTGGTGACGCTGTGGTACAGAGCTCCCGAGGTGCTGCTGAACTCTGTCTACATGTCCACGGTGGACATGTGGAGCGCCGGCTGCATCTTCGCTGAGCTCTTCCTCTTGAG ACCTCTGTTTCAGGGATACACGGAGGTACAGCAGCTGCAGAAAATCTTTGA tgtgacaGGGTTGCCCAGCAAAGAGGACTGGCCCAAGGAAAGCCCGATCCCATACTCCGTCAACTGGGGACCAAAGAGCTCCTGCACCAAGCTGCTGCACAACCTGAGCCCCGACGAGAACGACCTACTAGCT CAATGTTTGGCATTCAGACCGAGCAGTCGCATCTCAGCTGCCAAAGCCCTGGCCCATCCTTTCTTCACGGAGCACTGA
- the nmt1a gene encoding glycylpeptide N-tetradecanoyltransferase 1, whose amino-acid sequence MADENETAPMPEKEDVEDHGHCSDCENEEHHSDDGDRGLGDDTGAKKKKKKQKKKKKSAATEAAQDPLAKVNSLPADKLQEIQKAIELFSVGQGPAKTMEEATRRSYQFWDTQPVPKLGETVTSHGSIEPDKDNIREEPYSLPQGFSWDTLDLGNAGVLKELYTLLNENYVEDDDNMFRFDYSPEFLLWALRPPGWLSQWHCGVRVNSNQKLVGFISAIPASIYIYDIEKKMVEINFLCVHKKLRSKRVAPVLIREITRRVNLQGIFQAVYTAGVVLPKPVGTCRYWHRSLNPRKLIEVKFSHLSRNMTMQRTMKLYRLPDTPKTSGLRTMTKKDVPLVHRLLREYLSQFNLVPAMNQEEVEHWLLPRENIIDTYLVENDGKVTDFLSFYTLPSTIMNHPVHRSLKAAYSFYNVHTTTTLLDLMSDALILAKSKGFDVFNALDLMENKTFLEKLKFGIGDGNLQYYLYNWKCPSMGSEKVGLVLQ is encoded by the exons ATGGCGGATGAGAATGAGACAGCACCGATGCCGGAGAAAGAAGATGTAGAGGACCACGGACACTGCAGCGACTGTGAAAACGAAGAGCACCACTCTGACGATGG TGACAGGGGTCTGGGTGACGACACTGgtgccaagaagaagaaaaagaagcagaagaagaagaagaaatctgcTGCCACAGAAGCTGCTCAGGACCCCCTTGCCAAG GTGAATTCATTGCCAGCTGATAAGCTACAGGAGATCCAAAAGGCCATTGAACTATTCTCTGTAGGCCAAGGCCCTGCCAAAACCATGGAGGAGGCAACTCGGAGGAGTTACCAGTTCTGGGACACGCAGCCTGTGCCCAAGCTAG GGGAGACCGTGACATCACATGGCTCCATTGAACCTGACAAAGACAACATTCGTGAGGAGCCCTACAGCCTCCCGCAGGGCTTCAGCTGGGACACTCTCGACTTGGGGAATGCTGGTGTG CTCAAGGAGCTTTACACCCTTCTCAACGAGAATTATGTTGAAGATGACGACAACATGTTCCGATTTGACTACTCCCCCGAGTTCCTCCTCTG ggccCTGCGGCCCCCCGGCTGGTTGTCCCAGTGGCATTGTGGGGTGAGGGTGAACTCCAACCAGAAGCTGGTAGGCTTCATCAGTGCCATTCCTGCTTCCATCTACATCTATGACAT agaaaagaaaatggtagAGATCAATTTCCTGTGTGTCCACAAGAAGCTTCGCTCCAAACGAGTTGCTCCGGTTCTGATAAGAGAAATCACCAGACGGGTCAACCTGCAGGGCATCTTCCAGGCAGTTTACACTGCCGGAGTGGTACTGCCCAAACCTGTGGGCACATGCAG GTACTGGCATCGCTCTTTGAACCCACGCAAACTAATCGAGGTGAAGTTCTCCCACCTGAGCAGGAACATGACAATGCAGCGCACCATGAAGTTGTACCGTCTGCCTGAC ACTCCTAAGACTTCAGGTCTGCGGACGATGACCAAGAAGGATGTCCCACTTGTGCATCGCCTGCTCCGCGAGTACCTGAGCCAGTTCAACCTGGTGCCCGCCATGAACCAGGAAGAGGTAGAACATTGGCTGCTACCCCGGGAGAATATTATCGACACTTACCTGGtggag AACGATGGCAAGGTAACAGATTTCCTGAGTTTCTACACACTGCCCTCGACCATTATGAACCACCCTGTGCACCGCAGTCTAAAAGCAGCGTACTCTTTCTACAACGtgcacaccaccaccaccctgctTGACCTGATGTCTGACGCCCTCATCCTGGCCAAATCG AAAGGGTTTGATGTCTTCAATGCACTGGATCTAATGGAAAACAAGACTTTCTTGGAGAAGCTTAAGTTCGGCATCGGTGATGGAAATTTACAGTATTATCTGTACAATTGGAAGTGTCCCAGCATGGGCTCCGAAAAG GTTGGGTTGGTACTGCAGTGA
- the retsat gene encoding all-trans-retinol 13,14-reductase produces the protein MLMSVGIVCVALAIFILKYVFSSSGPNPFETDTREPLKKMIHDRKEKNKVLKQGFLASRVPDNLDAIIIGSGIGGLGLGVLLAKVGKKVLILEQHDRAGGCCHTFTEKGFEFDVGIHYIGDLLDHKPFRCMLDSMTNGQLQWEPLENPFDQVVLGPPENRRRYPIYSGRTRFPEELKKCFPGEEKAIDEYLKLVKKAGRGIWLLALLKMCPVPLAKFLVYTGLAKRLSFFFKMAPRSLTEVVNELTENKDLRAVFSYIFGTYGNKPKESSFAMHSLLVTHYLNGAWYPKGGASEIAYHMIPIIEKAGGAVLVRAPVNRILFNDAKEAYGVSVMKGQEEMHICAPMVISNAGFFNTYQKLLPKELQAMPAIQKQMSMMKNGDGGLSVFVGLNGTKEELGLKADNYWIFAENNLDELVDNYYNGKREESAHKVPLLFVASPSAKDPTWEERSPGKSTVSLVSFANYKWFEEWKDDKVSNRAPEYKELKQAFIDSILEVVLDVFPKITRDKIEFIDAGTPITNTHYIGAPKGEIYGAAHGIARCSPELNATVRPQTPLKNLYLTGQDVFVCGFAGALAGALTCGSVILNRNLHLDAIALAKKIKFTNAKLKGE, from the exons ATGTTGATGAGTGTCGGGATAGTTTGTGTCGCTTTggccatatttatattaaaatatgtcttCAGCAGCTCCGGGCCCAATCCCTTTGAGACGGACACTCGTGAACCGTTGAAAAAGATGATTCACGACCggaaggagaaaaataaagtgcTGAAGCAGG GTTTTCTGGCCAGTAGAGTGCCCGACAACCTGGATGCCATCATCATCGGCAGTGGGATCGGTGGTCTCGGGCTTGGGGTGCTGCTCGCCAAAGTTGGAAAGAAAGTCCTGATTCTGGAGCAGCACGACCGTGCTGGAGGATGCTGCCACACGTTCACTGAGAAGGGCTTTGAGTTTGATGTTG GAATCCACTACATCGGCGACCTGCTGGATCACAAGCCGTTCCGCTGCATGCTGGACAGCATGACTAATGGCCAGCTGCAGTGGGAGCCTCTGGAGAATCCGTTCGACCAGGTAGTGCTGGGACCTCCAGAAAACCGCCGCCGATATCCCATCTACAGCGGCAGGACCCGCTTCCCCGAGGAGCTGAAGAAGTGCTTCCCTGGCGAGGAGAAGGCCATCGATGAGTACCTGAAGCTGGTCAAG AAAGCCGGGCGGGGCATTTGGTTACTCGCCCTGCTGAAGATGTGCCCCGTCCCCTTGGCCAAGTTCCTGGTCTACACTGGTCTGGCCAAACGCCTGTCCTTCTTCTTCAAAATGGCACCTCGGAGCCTGACGGAAGTGGTAAACGAACTGACGGAGAACAAGGACCTCAGGGCTGTTTTCTCCTACATCTTTGGCACCTACG GTAACAAACCCAAAGAAAGCAGTTTTGCGATGCACAGCTTGCTGGTCACCCACTACCTGAATGGCGCATGGTACCCGAAAGGCGGAGCCAGTGAGATTGCTTACCACATGATCCCCATCATTGAGAAGGCCGGTGGAGCTGTTCTAGTCCGAGCGCCTGTCAACCGCATCCTGTTCAATGACGCCAAGGAAGCTTATG GTGTGAGCGTCATGAAAGGCCAAGAGGAAATGCATATCTGTGCCCCGATGGTCATCTCTAATGCTGGCTTCTTCAACACATACCAGAAGCTGCTGCCCAAAGAGCTCCAGGCTATGCCAG CGATCCAGAAGCAGATGAGCATGATGAAGAACGGTGATGGTGGCCTGAGTGTATTTGTGGGTCTGAATGGAACCAAGGAGGAGCTCGGCCTGAAAGCGGACAACTACTGGATCTTTGCCGAGAACAATTTGGATgaact gGTGGACAATTATTATAATGGAAAGAGGGAAGAGTCTGCTCATAAAGTACCTCTCCTGTTCGTGGCGTCTCCATCGGCTAAAGATCCGACGTGGGAGGAGAGATCACCAG GGAAGTCCACCGTGAGTCTGGTCAGTTTTGCCAACTACAAGTGGTTTGAGGAGTGGAAGGATGACAAAGTGTCAAACAGAGCGCCTGAATACAAAGAGCTGAAACAGGCTTTCATCGACTCCATTCTGGAGGTGGTTTTGGATGTCTTCCCCAAGATAACCAGAGACAAG aTTGAGTTCATTGATGCTGGCACCCCCATCACAAACACGCACTATATCGGAGCCCCCAAAGGTGAAATCTATGGAGCGGCTCATGGCATCGCACGATGCAGCCCTGAACTCAACGCCACAGTGAGACCTCAGACTCCGCTGAAGAACCTCTATCTGACGG GtcaggatgtgtttgtgtgcggctTCGCCGGCGCTCTCGCCGGTGCGCTCACGTGCGGCTCGGTCATCCTCAACCGCAACCTCCACCTGGATGCCATCGCCttggcaaagaaaataaaattcACGAATGCCAAATTGAAAGGGGAGTAA